Proteins encoded within one genomic window of Aquarana catesbeiana isolate 2022-GZ linkage group LG03, ASM4218655v1, whole genome shotgun sequence:
- the EPOR gene encoding erythropoietin receptor, translated as MGTWVPTSSITLHWCSLLLAMSLMPCRAENPQMTSEFIRKAYSAIDNKKVMPFCFTRGLQNVFCFWESKSSDASKFTLNITLDSEVTCKLSTVNASEESWWHLCQFPQDYVSIFGLKPYIISVWDNESNKTLFWRNLTQEYVVYVEPPTKITVEEQKNPIGLLINFTNPETDQTLKDSIMYQVNYTSPKGDNSMTFNKDKVNSENGFVTLFLDDIKREAEYTIRVRAKADDPFDGYWSACAVTTYQTSNGFDEIHILLFVLAGIVVLTAIFLLAAYQRRFLKSKMWPDIPTPEHHFKELYTTHKGNFKTWLGQTDSYLTWISRNIFHEGPITTLEVLSELPNAPPSFLPPVPLPPKDSYVALDENILPPLMSWMVFSRQENVLRAQSNPADEGKSIRREGRPQEAEGSPVESEEVRQLTTAEEPVTDGTEIMTLKGLPSCRTILREDSLKSEEGKHSPASSFEYTVLETCDGLLSPRTRSIPPRQPLKYAYLLMSESGEESPPPSPNIYQNSICGQFPAPVYSQC; from the exons CGTACAGTGCCATCGACAACAAGAAAGTGATGCCTTTCTGTTTCACAAGGGGCTTACAGAATGTTTTTTGTTTCTGGGAAAGCAAATCATCTGACGCCTCCAAATTCACCTTGAATATCACACTTGACTCTGA GGTGACATGCAAATTATCAACAGTGAACGCCTCAGAAGAATCCTGGTGGCACTTGTGTCAGTTTCCACAGGACTATGTCAGTATTTTTGGTCTAAAACCCTACATCATATCAGTGTGGGACAACGAGAGTAATAAAACTTTATTCTGGCGAAATCTCACACAAGAGTATGTCG TCTATGTGGAGCCCCCAACCAAAATCACAGTGGAAGAACAGAAAAACCCAATTGGATTGCTGATCAACTTCACAAACCCAGAGACGGACCAGACTCTCAAAGATTCTATTATGTATCAAGTTAATTATACAAGCCCCAAAGGGGATAACTCCATGACGTTTAACAAGGACAAG GTGAATTCAGAGAATGGTTTTGTGACGCTTTTTCTTGATGACATTAAAAGGGAAGCTGAGTATACAATTCGTGTGAGAGCGAAAGCAGACGATCCATTCGATGGATATTGGAGCGCTTGTGCTGTTACTACTTATCAGACATCCAATG ggtTTGATGAGATTCACATCCTGTTGTTTGTTTTGGCCGGCATTGTGGTACTAACTGCCATCTTTTTGCTGGCTGCTTATCAAAGAAG GTTCCTCAAGAGTAAGATGTGGCCAGATATTCCAActccagaacaccactttaaggaactTTACACCACGCATAAAGGGAATTTCAAG ACCTGGCTAGGCCAGACGGACTCATACCTTACGTGGATCTCAAGAAATATTTTTCATGAAGGTCCCATCACGACTCTGGAAGTATTATCAGAACTTCCTAACGCTCCTCCATCCTTCTTGCCTCCTGTACCACTACCACCGAAAGACAGCTATGTTGCTTTGGATGAGAATATTTTACCCCCTTTGATGTCATGGATGGTATTTTCGAGACAAGAGAATGTACTGAGAGCTCAGTCCAACCCAGCAGATGAGGGGAAGAGCATCAGGAGAGAGGGAAGGCCACAAGAGGCAGAGGGAAGTCCAGTGGAGTCTGAGGAGGTCAGGCAGCTGACTACTGCAGAGGAACCAGTCACAGATGGCACTGAGATAATGACACTGAAAGGTTTACCTAGCTGTAGGACCATTCTCAGAGAGGACTCTCTAAAATCAGAGGAGGGGAAGCACAGCCCTGCATCCAGTTTTGAGTACACAGTTTTAGAGACGTGTGACGGACTTTTAAGCCCCAGAACCCGGTCAATTCCTCCTCGCCAGCCTCTGAAATATGCCTACCTTCTGATGTCTGAATCTGGGGAGGAAAGTCCTCCTCCATCACCGAACATTTACCAGAACAGCATCTGTGGTCAATTTCCAGCTCCTGTTTACTCCCAGTGCTAG